Part of the Prevotella communis genome is shown below.
ATAGTCGCCAGTGGCATAGAGCGGATTCTTGCCGATGTAGTAGCAGTTACCTTCAAAGCCGTCAACAGCATCCAGATTAACAATCTCTGACCTGTTGATACGCACGAAGTTCTTGTGCTCCTGCAACATCTCTTCAATCCGCCACAGCCGATGATTCACCATCAGGCTCTTCCCGTCGGTCAGGAACACGACACTCCCATTCTCGAAGGCTCTCACCCACATAATCTCGTCATACCTCACCTTCTCCCACTTCTCATC
Proteins encoded:
- a CDS encoding LytR/AlgR family response regulator transcription factor — protein: MKTDEKWEKVRYDEIMWVRAFENGSVVFLTDGKSLMVNHRLWRIEEMLQEHKNFVRINRSEIVNLDAVDGFEGNCYYIGKNPLYATGDYRQGMEGVFVKAKQQ